The sequence below is a genomic window from Stigmatopora nigra isolate UIUO_SnigA chromosome 4, RoL_Snig_1.1, whole genome shotgun sequence.
atcttactatagatctttttaagacaaaaaaacatccttacTATAATAAACTGCAAAACCTTGTATAACagcttttttcccaaaaatactgcatatagtaaggctttttttctttcaaaaatgtccatgtatagtaaggctttaaaaaatataatgtagTCCCTTGCGTTAGCCGATTTATGTTTTGCAAAGTATCTTATCTCAGTTAAATGGTCCTTATCACGGAAAAGACATGTTTATTTGTCATGCACGTGTATTTCTCGCTTGTTTTATGTTTAGTTTGTCAGGAAACATCAAATGGGTGCGAccataaacacatttttcgCTATCTGCTATTGTTTACTAAAAGAAAAAATCGGAATCTCTGTATTTAAACTCGTCAAACTACctcgaacaaaaaaaaaacacgcataTATCAAGTAGAtctcttttttatttgtgtatatagtatgtatatacacacatataaaaaATAAGGGCATATGTACAATGATAATAAATACCAACATGTTTGTACAAGAAATAAGTTACTTAACATTACTTTAAGAACAAACATAAAACATCAATAAGATACAATTAAAACTGGTTCAAATGAAAATGGGAATgaacacaaattaaaaatactgcTCTAGAGTGGTTATGGctaataaatgtattaagtTTGAAAACTTGTAGCATGCAATTTTTATGCAGCAAAAGACTGCAAattgttaaattgtgttttttttttgttaatgcaaGTAAAGCAAAGTCCGATAACAGAAAAACAACTCAACACGACAAAGTACCAGTGTATTCAAAACAAGATCTTTtaactttgtcaaaaaaatgaagactagcAAGTGCACACGCTCTTAAACTGATCTGCTTAAATTCAAAAAGCTCCATATTTGGTTTTTGGCAGCtaacaaattatttaaaaaaaggattttggtaTGTTGGGTGAGCCTTCATATAAAGTTTACAAGAATAAGTAAAAGGTCCAGAAGTTCAACTGCTGACATGtaaacaagaaacaaaaaaaaaacaggtaaatcTATTAACCttaaattgttttcttttttaagggaACATTCTTGGCAgttcaaatattcaaaaaaaaaaaaaacttgcacatATCAGCTCACCGTTGCAAATTGGACGGACAAGTGAATATTGATCTTTTTTAGAAGAATAATTTAAGGGAAATAAAGTCAATGGGAAAAAACATCAGCAATCTACTTTGGCTTAACCAAAGTGAGACAAAATCCTTCCATTAAACCTTAAAATCAAGgccatttttcctttcaaaagaAGCGCAAGAATTTTTTACACATACTTTCTCATatccaaaattccaaaaaatccccccaaaaatgcatttgtaCAAGGCTGAACAAAATGTACAGTCATTTTGCAGAGTTGTGATCATGCAACACATTGGTGGTCTCATGTGATACGTAACATTTTCTaacttttttgtctttctttctgtcttttttataACAAAATAGGAATTTCTTGCTTCGATTTCCTGGACCATCGAGACacgtccccccaaaaaaaacaaccctgtttggataaaagaaagaaaaagaatgagTTCCACACTAAAAAAGTTCAACTTTTAGCATAAAAGAAGGTAAAATATACCTGTAAAAGACTCCCAGTCAACTTGGACAAATGTTTTCTGAGCAATCTTCTACAAGGAAGGAGATTGACGGCATCCCGTCACATGTTTGTTGACATTCATGGCATCGAGCGTGGTAGTTTCCTTCATTACAGTGCAAGTCAAAAACTTCAgccgtataaaaaaaacataaagcactttttcttttttgaaacaTCCACAGCAGTCGCAACAGTGAGTGAGGGTTCAACTACATTCTCCATGCTTTGTTGTTTAAAAGTGTGCCGTCTTTGTCTTATTGCTGAATGCTGAGagcattttcttttccaaatgaGCAAAATATCCACAAGtgttcaactaaaaacacaaattttTTGGATAACatgcacttttttgttgttttttttttaggattttgaaGATCACCGAGCAGAATGCGGCCTGGAATGTAagcacttgtttaaaaaaaaaaggaactttaGATTGAAGTCAGTTGAAGTATTCCTCAAAAAAGAGGACAACCAAAAAATCTGGATTCAAatcaaatattgcaaaaaaaacagggttgataaagtacaaaaaaaaacgaaattggCCCAAAACATTTCAAGAGATTGTCCTTCATTGAAAAGCGCTTTTTTTATGTCGTCttctttcataaaaatgtcacctCATCAGTCCTTTCATTGTGTTTAACCACTTGACGGAATATGATTGTTGTTTTCCTTCCTCTTGACTTTTACAAATACGGGAAGACTAGCTTCCACTTTGGAGTGCAAGTAAGTACAGAGTTGAAACAAGTCTCCAAGGAATATCCAACAATTGACTGGCTTGGTCCTCtcaacacaatttgaaatgttgCCCTTAACCCGCTTTAAAACGCCATCAGCTCCATGACCACGAAGCAGAAACCATCCGAGACTGGGTGCCGCTTAGCACGCAATAATTATCCAAGTGCGTGTCGTCAAACCGTGGGTACGAGTCTCCGTATTTAACATGCTATAAATGTCTACAGTGATCCAAACAGGCATTGGCGAGggaaagagcattttttttatgtgacgaCGACAATAtgtcgccaaaagagagcaggCGTCCTCGAAATGAGGGAGGTAGGTcggttgttttgctttttttttttaatcttcttctctttttctttcttttagaaACACCTCAGACAGACGATTCCTCCGGATTGGCGTCGGGGAGAATGCTCCTCTGTTGCAAGGTACGACGTAGTTCTTCCTTGAAGGGACTGGAGTAGTCGTTACCCCCCACGCCCACGCCAAGGCCGGCCAACCCGCCGCCACCAGCGCAAGCCCCGCTAGCCCTCTCCTCCCCGGCTGTGCTCAGGTTGAGGCGAATGTAGCCATTGCTACCGGAGCCTCGGATGTTGGTGAGACTGAGACGGCTGGGGGAGTGGATGGGCTGGCCCGGAATGGCGCTAGGTGACGGCGCGCCGCTCACGCCGTTGGGACCTAGGGCGTGGCCGGGAACGATTTTCAAAGAGCCGTCAGAGTAGTAATAATTAGCGCCTGTTTCCCAGAAACGGTCTTCGTCGCTGGGCATCTTGCTAGGTACGAACGTAGGTGGCTCCTTGGGGAGAGTGATGGGGTATACCAAGGTGCTTTCCAATGGTTTCATGTCGGCTCCTTTTCCCAGGGCGAGCTTCAGTCGTCGGCGAAGATAGAGAGCGGCTACCAGGAGGAGAAGGCACGCCGCGCCAAGAGTGATGACCAAAACCCAGAAGAGTCCCATACTGCTGTCTGGAGCACGAGCCTCCATGAAGACTGGAGCGCTAGCTACCACAGCTACTTGGTAGCGCTCCGTTTGGAATTTCACGCTTTGTTCCTCAGAGTAGCAGATGTAGCGTCCAGCTTGGATCTGACCCGCTTCCGGGACCACCAGGGCCTTGAGGGTTCGGTCAAAGCGAGGCCCGCCAGCCTCGGGGTCGCCCAAGAGGAGCTCGCGGTCGTTGACTACCCAGAATGGATGCGCCAGGTTGGAGATCAAGTGGCAGGGGAGTACCATGTCGGAGCCCACTACCACCGTGACGTTGCGGAGACGTGAGTGATCTGCGGAGGGGATTATTCAAATGAGAAAATCTTGTGTCTAAACAATTTAGCTGCTTCCAATTAAATTCCCCCAAGGCCCCCCTGGAATGTAAAATCAACTTTTTCATGAAGTAATATTCAAAGCCTGCAGGGGGGCAAGAATGAGATACGCCTCTTCACTCACCAGGACTCGGGATGGAGACGGGTTTATCAAACTTGGCTTTTCCTCGGTTGAACCGTTCCAGCATGAGGTCTTGTGACAGAGAAGATGTGGATCTGAAAATTGGAGGACAGACGGCTGTGATCAAAACAGGCGATCATGCTTCTTTTCTATTCTAGAAACTTCTTCCTGTTTCGAAAAATAAGGTTTCGTGTGGAAATCTTCAAATTTGGCTTGTTTTCTTGAATAATTCAATCACTgagtaaattgtatttatttttttaaatcaggaaaACACCAGGTTTTCCACTGTTTGATATTTCACTTTAATTTagccatttagagtgtccaacatgtttttggaatgtgagatttaataaaaaatgtagagTCTATTTTGCTTTTCAAAAGCTTTCTAAATCAGCCACATGTTAAATTCTATTAGATGAACCCGAGTAATCACATTTccctcaatttattttttttggtagaaaattcaatttaatggcTTGGTTACATATAATTAGAAGCCATCTTTGGGTTTCAACTCttgatttggggaaaaaaaggaactttATACTTCCACTTAGGGAAAACTGACAGTAAGACGACGGTATTGGATTTTGCAGCTGACGAAAAAAGCTCAAAGCAGCCACAAGGGGGAAGCATATCTCATTTTGCCAGTTCCATAAGCATCGCCTGTGTTTGTTTGACTGGTTAAACCACTAGTTGCCTATAACTAACCATCATCATTTATCTTTTGCAGACTTTAAAGTATGTACGGACAACAATTTTAGCTGTAATCCCGAATTTAAACGAATCTTCTTACCCGCGATGGAGGTCAACTCGAACACACGCTCGACCCTCGCTGTCCCAAGCGCAGTAGGGGTCTCGGGCAAGCAGACAGTCTGGCTGAGACTGATAGCGGCTACAGTTGGCTAGGGGCAACTGGAGAACCTCGGAACGAGAGCCAATGTAGACGTATTTCTGATGTGGGACAATGAGAACGAAAACCAAAGCAGATCAGAGACGGttgaaaaaggaagaagaaagatAAACAGACAGAGACAATGACAGAACCTCATTTGGGGGGTGGGTTGGAACAGATAATGGGATAATCACTCTCAATTACAATAACATTTAGCCAACAAGTCTCCTTTCTGTGCAATCGGGGTTGCACGAAAGCCGCTGTAAAATGTTTGGTGTGGTGGATAAGTCAACATCAATGAGATGAACAGTGGATTTCAAAAGGGctgtccacaaacaaaaaaaaacaagagctacaaaaaaaaaatggatggaagtATAGGGACAAGCCACCGGGGGAGCCTTTGGGACACGTTGTGTCAACTCGGCCAGACTGAGAAAACAGCCGAGCTGTGGCGTGGCTTCAATTTAGCACAGCAGGGCGAGGATTGTAATTATGGTTATTGTCAAGCGGGTGTTTAGATTCATGGTAGAACAAAGGGCGGCTTGATAAAGTTGGGGAAAATAGCTCGATAAGGTAAACACACGTTCAAGGATCTTGATAGGGCTAAGGTATTGTGTTTTAGACAGTTTTGATAGACGTATTTATAAAttggttggattttatttgTTGATAAAACCGGGGAAATCTCAATGGGAGCTTTTGGGTTGATATCATTGTCACAAATTGAAAATTTAGTCGTGTATTttgttgtaaaatctagaaatacAGATACATTTCCTCCTTAAAAACGTAGAGTGCAATTTTAtcagattttcttcttttttgttgttcgatcatttgtttagaaaaaaagagagagaaggcaaaaaaacagtttttgatTGACAGACTGGGCTTAACCGCGGCCATATAGCCACAGTGGTCTTCTGGGAACATTCTTAGACATTCAGTAGCTTTGCTAGTGCATCATCATATATGCAGTAGCTTCTGGGAAAAggccaaaaatgtatttaccttGGAGTGGGAAATGGTCAGGCTGTCTACTGGCTGGGCGATGTCAAACAGTTGGATTTCTTCAATCACGTGGGCTTCAGAACCCAGGATAACCACCCGCTGGAGCCAGCCTTCAGCTATAATGCAAAAGCGGAGGAGGAAAAGCAAAGTGGATTAGACCAACTTTATTATTTTACCAATGCAACAACTTAGCAAGTATTTAAGGCATGATGATGTAACATTCAGTTCATACAACCCAATGAAGTGTGCTCAGATCAATTAAGTTTGTgctaaaattaatgtttttttgctaaaaaacaatctaaatctCAACATTTAACATCTTGTCTTTGTAGTACACAACTAATAGGGATGTATATATAGTAATTAGTCAATGACTTTGAACTATAAATACTAGAAGTTGAGACAGTGTGCTCAGATCAATTAAGTTTGTGCTAATTCAGAtatcaaattaatgtttttttgctaaaaaaatctaaatctcaACATTTAACATCTGTTTTTTGTAGTACACAACCAATAGGGATGTATATATAGTAATTAGTCAATGATTTTGAACTATAAGTACTAGTAGTGTACATAGGCTATATTGTACTGTTTGAGGTATCAatgaaaataccaaaaaattgtatttcagcagtacatctttaaaaaaaatatactactTTCTAAAAATGTTCCACATAACTCACAGTAGTGACTGAACAATACAAACTACTTAATAGACACAATGCATTTACACACAGCATACAAATAACCACACTCTATTATTACAATAGAGGGACCAGTATTGGCCAAGTACTAAATTCTATGTCTGGcgttgtttaaaaaacaaaaaaaatccttgtcgAGCATTGCCTCTCTCAATTCTCTCATTCCTTCTTCTCATCAGCTGTTGCTTTGTCGCAGCTAATAGCTAATCAAGCCCGAAGCCCAATTGGCACAATGAGAACACGTTTGCCAAGGGCCCCGTTGAGTTTGTGCTGCGAAGCATGGCGAGTTGGGGCTCGCCACTTGGCTCTGAAAAAGCCACTATGTATTACACCACCCACCCGCCTGCATCCGTAAGTGTGCGCTTGCCAATGTGTGTGCAAGTTGGACCCGTGAGTCGACCACAGAAGCACAAAAGTCCTAAACAGTCCGACAATGTACCAATCGCAGTTGTCCCAGACAGACATTGGAGTTGGCCGACTTTTTCATACTGAGTGTGATACCTGTTCATTACTTTTTGATTTCAAATAAAGCACACAGGCCCGATGGCCACTCAAGAGAGATATTAATTAAGTCGCACATACGCTGACATTTGCTTTGATGCGTGAAGATGAATCTCGGCATGCAAATCAAGCACTTAATTGAAACCCAGCTGAAAAGTGGCCAGATGGTGTGTTGTTTTCTGCCACCTTGCCTAGTGCAAGTACCTATCCAAATAAACTGCCACAGGCGGGAAATACTCAtcttttcaacaacaaaaatattccgTACTGCTCATTTAAAGTACATGCATGATTcctaccatgtttttttgtacttggTGAAAATTTACAACTATGACAGCACAAACATGcggttaaaaaatacatttaagaatATATTTTCTGTTGTGTCAGTTAGATTTACCATGATTCATTTCAGAATAAAACAATTTATCAAGGTAGAGTGAGTTAATAATggtcacaaaaatatatataaatatttgtggTGCCCGGacaaaaatacatacacatatttcaaatttgatagtattttttttgtagtatctcattaaaaaaaacgttccTCAAATAATTATGAATAAACTCTCACATCAGAAACATTCACTGCATGTGTTGTAGTCCAGACTACCGAGGGaccttgtggacttcttgtatgtggctccagttttttttttaactagttctacaatgacttgtgtgtcttatgtctgtcttgctacttcaatttagaaatttcccaaatatgggaagAAATAAACACCTAATCTAATCCTAAAGATGTGTTTTAGTCTATTTTATGAAGCAGAATTATCATtagcatagaaaaaaaacaaaaaaaaaacaagcggaTTGCaggtgtagttttttttacctgtgccGAGGAAGAGTACATTGTAGGCTCTTTGGTCTAGCCCGGTGACCCGATCCACCACCAAGTTTGTAAAGTTCACCCCTTTGGCAAGAAGCAGGGGGCGAGCAAGTGCTTTGTCCTCCATCAACGGGTGTTTTTTAGCAAAGTTGAGTGTAGCATCAGGTAGCTGCAGTGAGCTATTGAAGCCACTTTCTCGGTCCGTATTTGTTATACACTGCAGCATAgacaggaggagaaaaaaaagccatgaagAGAGGAAGAATAGAGGTACGAGGATAAATTGAAGTggtaaagagaaagaaagatgtCGGCGGAGGCCACAGTGAAAGAGACGAGGaagaaaatggaacaaaaaaatcaaaaaagacCTTAACCaccttaaaaaatatcattttttactttttttcaatgCTCAGCCATTACATtcctttgtgtgtattttagctACTATCCCagatcattacagtaaaagctctcacatctttttttctggCATCGTCACACTAAAATAGTAATAAATTCATATTTCTGTTTTTCACTATATTTCAGTTTCTTACCGATCCTGGCCGTGGGTTAGGAACAGGTCCGGTATAGCGCCCCCATCTTTGAGAGGCTTCTCTGTATTCCTTGTATGAGCCTTCAAATACCTTTTTCACATCAGTGATCTGGTACTGACATACCGCCGACACGTCCACATCACCCCTGAAACATTGCAGGGAAGGCAATAAGTTAGCAATGTGCGCTGGTGGGAAAAGGAGAGACGGATTAGCTGTCATCCTGCTGTGAGAAATGTGACATTTCGCTTGAAAGAGGCCTGAAGAAGATGGAAAACATGGAAGAAAGCATACAGGGAAGCAGGGgtctcatctttttttccccctgagaGCGCAGAGGGTGCAAGATTTCATTTCAAACCAACAGGACAACATCCTTTCTACCAATTTGGTGGCATATACAGTTGATTGGAgtcagccatgtttttttgcagaaactgtatTGATCAAATTCTCTGTTTGTTTAGAAAGAAATGCATAAAGTTGTGTTAAAAAGGTAGAAGATTCAGTTTAGATAATGGTTTAAAGTCCCAAGTCATtatttcaatcaaatcaaattagcttaatgttctttttttgttaagCTTGAAGGGGCTTGGAGGAATCCGCTGAATATCACATGGATTAAGATTCATTTCTTAGAATGAATGAAACGCAAATGTCTCTAAAGAACACGGCTCACTCAAGACAAGAGCTGTCTTAATTTGGAAGAAATACCCCTCAAAGTCTTCATTTGTGGCCCATAAATGACACTGACACCTCTTTAATATGACAATCGTATCTGTCTGTTCGTCTATCCAACCatccattaaaatgaagattttaaTGCATTAGATCCCATGATTAGTggtctttaaatccattttagaAGTATAAAGCAAATACTGAGTGCTATGGTTTATGATAAAATGTTGCCATCTTaacactttttatatatatatatatatatatatatatatatatatatatatatatatatatatatatatatatatatatatatatatatatatatatatatatatatatatatatatatatatatatatatatctatatctatatctatatatctatatctatatctatatatctatatatatctatatatctatatatatctatatatatatatatatatatatatatatatatatatatatatatatatatatatatatatatatatatatatatatatatatatatatatatatatatatatatatatatatatatatatatatatatatatatatatctatatatatatctatatatatatctatatatatatctatatatatatctatatatatatctatatatatatctatatatatatatatatatctatatatatatatatataaatatataaatatatatatatatatatatatatatatatatatatatatatatatatatatatatatatatatatatatatatatatatatatatatagatatatatatatatatatatagatatatatatatatatatatatatatatatatatatatatatatatatatatatatatatatatatatatatatatatatatatatatatatatatatatatatatatatatatatatatatatatatatatatatatatatatatatatatatatatatatatatatatatatatatatatatatatatatatatatatatatatatatatatatatatatatatatatatatatatatatatatatatagagtagTAGATTTAATGACAATGTTTATAAAATGCCCCAATTTGGATATCAAAATATGACTTTTCTGTTCCAGTTATTTTCATCCAGCATTTTACTAAAAGCCATTCCGATCAAACATATTTTAACAAAGTAGTGTATATTGTCTTGGCCTTCATCAGATGTAAatttatgttatttaaaaaaacgaatGTCGTCTTTCCCCCATAATTTTCCCAGCTAATGAATATGTGATGCAGTCAACGTACCACTGAGCGTGAAAGATGCCAAAGAAAGCAGTCCCCTTCCAATCTTGGCCCTGCAGTGTAAAGACAGCCCGGAGGTTGTTGAAGGAGACGTGACGCTCGGGAAGGGAACAATCCAGACGTGCTTTTTGGAAAgttgtccattttttctgtaaCGTTCGGCTTCCACCGAGATCACCCTGACGAAGAGAAAGAACACTCTGTTATTGACAGTTATACAGGAGTCTGGTCTGGGTATGGTTGCCACCATGGACTTAGAACTAGTGTGATAAgttagtccaggggtgggcaaacttttcggcccgggggccatattgactttaaaaatttgacagatgggcggggtcagcacaagatacgatacatatagaaaagtgcatccgttaacagtacatatgaaatataaacagaaaaaatgactaaagtattaacatactcatcactcatcattaaagtcaaaagaataaagtacaaagtcaaaaggaatgtattaagaaatattaaagtgttattaaaaaaagatagaagggctgtaaaacacaaaaaacaaataagagtggacagagatactgccactggcttctgcgtgacggcgccatcttggggaaaaaaatggacaacgtcggcgggccggattagaaagcctaacgggccgaatgtggcccgcgggccgtagtttgcctacgTCTGGGTTAGTCTATACTTTTGTAAAtgtgattttgtttaaaaaataaatgcattttactccaaaatgtatttagtgcaactcttattattttttcttcattgtgacatttttttgacacGTTACTCGTACTTCAGTGCGACATATACTTCGAAAAATACAACAATCATTCCGGTTCATTGTCAGACTtattttttctcacaaaatagcattttaaatgaatatgatTACATTCCATGCTGCTTAGGAGCCATATCTAGCGCTTTGATCAGCAGCTTAAGAGATGCCGTGGTGACAATTAATTAGCATCGACGACacgaaaataataattaattattcagcGTCCCTCTCTAAACGTACCAAATTGAGTATTCTATTTCATAAACTACATCCAACAAAGTCAAAGACTGTCATTTTCAATGATTGTGTGTGTTCTAAGAAAAGACATTATACATGCTAATTGCTCATATTATAAACCGCTACAATGAAACATAACACACAGGCGCCAAACCAATATCAGCAGGATCCACTGAATTATTCATTATTCCGATGCTCATCATCATGTGTGGGCATCTGTTTCCAATATCTTTCAAAGAGCTTTATTGTTTTtcataaagaaaacattaaagtcCATTCCCTGTACACAGTGTGTTTAATTACACACATTTTTAGAGATTTTATGATGGAATTCAACACAGTTAACCAAAAGTTCACTGAAATAATACAAACAAGAACTTCTGTATATATGAGTCATAATGCGAATTGCAAGAAAATGAAACAAGACATTATGGGGCCAAATAAAGAATGCAGGTTTTTAGTAACCAGCAGTGTCTTCTTCTATTTTTGTGAAATAATTTAAGAAGATACATTTCTATCCCTGAATGGCTCCAATAAAGAAAAGCAACTAACATTAtaaagtaggttttgcatttcagtgtaaaaaacacaagaaaaccgTGAAAATGAATAAGCTTGAAATGTGTATTCAAATTTTAGTGTACAACTTTACTTcccaaactttcaattttgtgcaatcacattttttaatgcataactattgtcatttttaaaaaaaaaaagcatgtttaaacctatgcatcaaatttaaatgtgttttccaattggtgacttatttttttcatcattaaattgaatgcttttcgCCTTAGTTTTTACTATATGGCAGGGGtaaggaaacctatggctcgggagccacatgtggctctttggatggatGCATATGGCTCTGAGCTAAATTATGGTGAGGGAGCCGAGTCCTGATTGTCTTCTATATCCATTCTCTTATTGATAtgcattgatattcattgattagcaacagtgtaacaatgttgtcaagagaattcagagactttttgtacttaaaaagtgggaaataccccccaaaaattgcacattttcatgtattttgacttttaaattgtgagtatggctctcaaggaataacatgtGGAAttgggaattgtttatggctttctctttaaaaaaaaaaaggttcccaaacCCCTGCGATGTGTTAGGATTTTACTGGTCTGACCCTTTGATGACAAAATGGTCTGAAATTGGCCAAAAAAAGTGTGCTATTGTATTTGGCGCCATCTTTTTTTCTAAGTTGTAGGGTTGTTTACCTTGCAGACACGAGCCACTCTGGCCACATTGAGTTCGGTATCACAGTCCAGCTCCAATGCTCTCTCACTGAAGAAGAAATAGATTTTGTCGTCATCTCCATCCTTACTTCCGCTGCTCTCTCGAACCAATGCCGAAGCCACAAAGTCTGGTTCTGTGCACAAATAAGCAATAGATTAACATTCAGTCTTGCAAACCTGTCATTCATCTCCATTTCTTCTCTTCCATTGATAGCAATGGATTAAATCTCATGTGATATTTCACATATTTACTCTTAAAATGCAACTTTCTTCATGTTCTAAGCCatcttgacattttatttcacaGTAATCCCCGTTGATTCGATTCTTTTTAACATGAacacaagcacacaaaaaaaaaatcctgattaaATCCTTACTAATGTAAGAATTTGAGATGAGTTTTTGGCTTCATTTGAATGTTTCTTCCATTACCAAATCTTCCTTCTATTGGCTTTTATCCAAGCGTAATGTCTGCCCTCTCATCATAGATTTCACCTGTATTGACCTCATCATCTTTTCTCCTTTCACGTCTTCCCACATTTCTAATTTCGTTTTGCTCAAAAGATAACAAAACGTAACGATGGCCAAGTA
It includes:
- the LOC144195634 gene encoding semaphorin-4C-like, which produces MGFYIREMAWVKVLLLLSLFGCEKSLGLNWNPIPRKTVRYQDVLDSMARFSIQGVFNYSLLTLSDHERVLYVGAREALFALDPNDISRQLRPQIDWPAPIDKKRECVIKGKSNQTECFNYIRFLQTYNHTHLYTCGTYAFQPKCTYVNADYFTLNNAYLEDGKGKCPYDPAKGHTGLIVDKELYSATLNNFLGTEPVIQRNLGQQHYSMKTEYLPAWLNEPDFVASALVRESSGSKDGDDDKIYFFFSERALELDCDTELNVARVARVCKGDLGGSRTLQKKWTTFQKARLDCSLPERHVSFNNLRAVFTLQGQDWKGTAFFGIFHAQWGDVDVSAVCQYQITDVKKVFEGSYKEYREASQRWGRYTGPVPNPRPGSCITNTDRESGFNSSLQLPDATLNFAKKHPLMEDKALARPLLLAKGVNFTNLVVDRVTGLDQRAYNVLFLGTAEGWLQRVVILGSEAHVIEEIQLFDIAQPVDSLTISHSKKYVYIGSRSEVLQLPLANCSRYQSQPDCLLARDPYCAWDSEGRACVRVDLHRGSTSSLSQDLMLERFNRGKAKFDKPVSIPSPDHSRLRNVTVVVGSDMVLPCHLISNLAHPFWVVNDRELLLGDPEAGGPRFDRTLKALVVPEAGQIQAGRYICYSEEQSVKFQTERYQVAVVASAPVFMEARAPDSSMGLFWVLVITLGAACLLLLVAALYLRRRLKLALGKGADMKPLESTLVYPITLPKEPPTFVPSKMPSDEDRFWETGANYYYSDGSLKIVPGHALGPNGVSGAPSPSAIPGQPIHSPSRLSLTNIRGSGSNGYIRLNLSTAGEERASGACAGGGGLAGLGVGVGGNDYSSPFKEELRRTLQQRSILPDANPEESSV